From a region of the Tachysurus fulvidraco isolate hzauxx_2018 chromosome 5, HZAU_PFXX_2.0, whole genome shotgun sequence genome:
- the gli1 gene encoding zinc finger protein GLI1: MPVVMQPHHRLYHYNNTSQPSKGLAPSIKSPYSEVSPVCGAPCGQPPQSRAMYNPSFNPGNCMDPYMRPPQGPPPHGMMGHRGMPPPEGGNATPYCNQSNTMSVHHGFHHNQSGPEHYGSGDGSRFSTPRSILKLSKKRALSISPLSDTSVDLQTVIRTSPNSLVAFVNSRCGQNAASSYGHLSVGALSPSMCYSSSANYQSRPQGNMYGPPLGHTPAPCHGPPTRLPPHNPRLHAPPKHGHLKTEPIIGSVMDGINVKSLEEHSEGDVASPSSTGTQDPLLGLLEGRDDLDKEEKPEPEAIYETNCHWESCSKEFDTQEQLVHHINNEHIHGEKKEFVCHWKDCSREQRPFKAQYMLVVHMRRHTGEKPHKCTFEGCNKAYSRLENLKTHLRSHTGEKPYVCEHEGCNKAFSNASDRAKHQNRTHSNEKPYVCKIPGCTKRYTDPSSLRKHVKTVHGPEAHITKKHRGDTGPRPPGSALTSAGQSSELMVEKEERTREDCKLLAPENTQKSQPSPGGQSSCSSERSPLGSANNNDSGVEMNLNAAGSLEDLTAGEEGGGPGVAESNGGVISGVMGMSAQALKRLENLKIDKLKQIRRQTPPGRGTLNKLPALSASGEMIGMCGPSPLLSNRRVMELSTPDLGGGGMGGIGRMVMPCPPSDRRGSGTSSLSSAYTVSRRSSVVSPYLSSRRSSEVSQLGSSGHCQSVIGNDVGGDPLSPESSHRTGLCQSTSGLPGLPSLTPAEQYSLKAKYAAATGGPPPTPLPNMEPPGATSRRSGFLSEYDGQPLPPFLHQVGTRRHSANTEYGTGVIYPHQAPGNNMRRASDPVRSGADPQGLPKVQRFNSLSNMTLMGRRNALQHCGSDANNTRHMYSPRPPSITENVMMEAMAMEPQRNTTDGRDNGSIMQGTDRAYMGYQQSQSHPHTSDQLSPGNEGMGCLEPSYQSQMQRQYQGQRGRIGVGETMVQNEISNTLLQQAEYSMSTCQLSPSGPHYPGLGQTSEGTGPWGQNGQLHSSHVGMQTAMQFQDTGMQGQQYAQGLYGSNTDPNHQRVTIKPEQFHPPMGGSNACQNAKAQQHRQASTMDVCQQGYPPQTKEHGLISKSLTTSCDFVHGQIKNQTDHQQQSQAGTFLHGGSLSLGCAGSVLAEDLRSQTPMLQVKEMMVRNYVQSQQALLWEQQQEQQTANGSLPQKPESMEMGEQPAIMQHSPQDQQINQNIYHNNYQGYSNQNVMSPSGQISSSVPVKEQLTGMQDSSYSHDTVPRPPPSRKTLSRQNSLSQQANGAYLSSPPNLSPALSTASPRRNVRLPPVHPQQQHSDNFYYLGQIHMHHNMDKSLEPHDGSCRTQQQLAGIEPSTKAASVAYPQSTSMSNTLDNLDLENAQIDFASIIEDPDASSYSPVNPVLGHHSSSQTSSRLTTPQNSITLPSNLSNMAIGDMTSMLTSLAGENKYLNTLT; the protein is encoded by the exons ATGCCAGTGGTCATGCAGCCTCACCACAGGCTGTATCACTACAACAACACCAGCCAACCAAGCAAAGG TCTGGCGCCATCAATTAAATCACCCTACAGTGAGGTGTCTCCTGTGTGTGGGGCTCCTTGTGGTCAACCTCCACAAAGCAGAGCAATGTACAACCCATCCTTCAACCCTGGAAACTGCATGGATCCTTACATGCGACCTCCGCAAGGACCCCCACCACATGGCATGATGGGACACCGTGGCATGCCCCCACCTGAGG GAGGTAATGCTACTCCCTACTGCAACCAGAGTAACACAATGTCAGTGCATCATGGCTTTCATCACAACCAATCAGGCCCAGAACACTATGGTTCAGGAGATG GTTCTCGTTTCTCCACCCCTCGTTCCATATTGAAGTTGAGCAAGAAGCGAGCACTGTCCATCTCTCCTCTGTCTGATACAAGTGTAGACTTGCAGACAGTCATTCGCACATCTCCAAACTCTCTGGTGGCATTTGTTAACTCTCGCTGTGGGCAAAATGCTGCTAGTTCCTATGGACATCTATCTGTGGGAGCTTTGAG TCCATCAATGTGTTACTCAAGCTCAGCAAACTACCAGTCCAGGCCTCAAGGGAACATGTATGGACCTCCACTTGGACACACCCCAGCTCCCTGCCATGGACCCCCAACTCGTCTGCCTCCTCACAACCCCCGTCTGCATGCACCTCcaaaacatggacat ctGAAAACAGAACCCATCATAGGTAGTGTCATGGATGGCATTAATGTGAAGAGTTTAGAAGAGCATTCAGAAGGAGATGTGGCCAGTCCATCTTCCACTGGAACTCAG GATCCTCTTCTTGGGCTTCTGGAAGGCAGAGATGATTTAGACAAAGAGGAGAAACCAGAGCCTGAGGCCATCTATGAGACCAACTGCCACTGGGAGAGCTGCAGCAAGGAGTTTGACACCCAGGAACAACTTGTGCAT CACATCAATAATGAGCATATTCATGGTGAGAAGAAAGAATTTGTGTGCCACTGGAAGGACTGCTCCCGTGAGCAGAGACCATTTAAGGCTCAATATATGCTGGTGGTGCATATGCGTAGACACACTGGCGAGAAACCTCACAAGTGCACT TTTGAGGGATGCAACAAAGCATACTCTCGTCTGGAGAACCTGAAAACGCACCTGCGCTCACACACTGGTGAGAAACCATATGTATGTGAGCATGAGGGGTGTAACAAGGCCTTCTCTAATGCCTCAGATCGTGCAAAGCACCAGAATAGAACACACTCAAACGAG AAACCCTATGTGTGCAAGATCCCTGGATGTACAAAGCGTTACACAGACCCAAGCTCCCTGCGCAAGCATGTAAAAACAGTTCATGGACCAGAGGCACACATCACTAAAAAACACCGTGGTGACACTGGACCACGACCACCAGGTTCTGCTCTGACCTCTGCAGGTCAAAGTTCAGAGCTGATGGTAGAAAAAGAGGAAAGGACCAGAGAGGACTGCAAACTTCTGGCTCCTGAAAATACACAA AAGTCTCAGCCAAGCCCTGGAGGCCAGTCATCATGCAGTAGTGAACGTTCTCCATTAGGGAGTGCAAACAACAATGACAGTGGTGTGGAGATGAACCTGAATGCAGCAGGTAGTCTGGAAGACCTGACAGCAGGGGAAGAGGGAGGGGGCCCCGGTGTGGCTGAGTCTAATGGAGGAGTCATTTCTGGGGTTATGGGTATGTCTGCACAGGCTCTGAAGAGGCTGGAGAACTTGAAGATTGATAAACTAAAGCAGATCCGCAGGCAGACCCCACCAGGAAGGggtacattaaataaattaccAGCACTTTCAG CATCAGGTGAGATGATTGGCATGTGTGGCCCCTCCCCTTTGCTTTCTAATCGTCGTGTGATGGAGCTCTCTACCCCAGACCTGGGTGGAGGTGGTATGGGTGGAATTGGCAGAATGGTTATGCCTTGCCCACCTAGTGATCGCCGCGGAAGTGGTACCAGTAGTTTAAGTTCCGCCTACACTGTGAGCCGCCGTTCTTCTGTAGTTTCCCCCTACCTATCTAGTCGACGCTCAAGTGAAGTATCTCAGCTGGGCTCAAGTGGGCATTGCCAATCTGTCATTGGAAATGATGTTGGTGGGGACCCATTATCACCCGAGTCCAGCCACAGAACTGGTTTGTGCCAGAGCACCAGTGGATTACCAGGTTTACCGAGTCTTACTCCTGCAGAACAATATAGTTTAAAAGCTAAATACGCAGCAGCAACTGGTGGACCACCACCAACACCTTTGCCGAATATGGAGCCGCCTGGTGCCACCAGTAGACGTAGTGGTTTCTTGAGTGAGTATGATGGTCAGCCACTCCCACCATTCCTACACCAAGTGGGCACCAGGAGACACAGTGCCAACACCGAGTATGGAACAGGGGTCATTTACCCACACCAGGCTCCTGGCAACAACATGCGGCGTGCCAGTGATCCTGTACGCTCTGGAGCTGACCCCCAAGGCCTACCCAAAGTGCAGCGGTTTAACAGCTTGAGTAACATGACACTGATGGGTCGTCGTAATGCCTTGCAGCATTGTGGGTCTGATGCCAACAACACTAGACACATGTATTCACCAAGACCACCAAGTATTACTGAGAATGTGATGATGGAGGCCATGGCAATGGAACCTCAGAGAAATACAACAGATGGCCGGGATAATGGAAGTATAATGCAAGGTACAGACAGGGCCTACATGGGCTACCAGCAATCACAGTCCCATCCTCATACTAGTGACCAGCTTTCTCCTGGAAATGAAGGCATGGGATGCTTGGAACCTTCCTACCAGTCACAGATGCAGAGGCAGTATCAAGGTCAACGTGGGCGTATAGGTGTTGGGGAAACTATGGTTCAGAATGAGATTTCAAACACTCTACTACAGCAAGCTGAGTACAGTATGAGCACCTGTCAGCTCAGTCCCTCTGGGCCACACTACCCTGGACTTGGGCAGACTAGTGAAGGAACAGGGCCCTGGGGACAAAATGGCCAGCTCCACAGTTCTCACGTGGGTATGCAAACAGCTATGCAGTTCCAAGATACAGGAATGCAGGGACAACAGTATGCTCAAGGTCTGTACGGTTCTAACACTGATCCTAACCATCAGAGAGTCACTATCAAACCAGAGCAGTTCCATCCACCAATGGGTGGTTCCAATGCCTGCCAAAATGCCAAGGCTCAGCAGCATCGCCAGGCTAGCACTATGGACGTATGTCAGCAAGGGTACCCACCACAAACAAAAGAGCATGGTTTAATCAGCAAATCTTTAACCACCAGCTGTGACTTTGTCCATGGTCAGATTAAGAACCAAACTGATCATCAACAGCAAAGCCAGGCTGGAACATTCCTCCATGGGGGAAGCTTGAGTCTTGGCTGTGCTGGTTCTGTATTGGCTGAGGACCTGAGATCCCAGACTCCAATGCTGCAGGTGAAGGAGATGATGGTACGAAACTATGTGCAATCACAACAGGCACTCCTTTGGGAGCAGCAACAAGAGCAACAAACAGCAAATGGTAGTCTCCCTCAGAAACCAGAAAGCATGGAGATGGGAGAACAGCCTGCAATCATGCAGCATAGCCCTCAGGATCAGCAAATTAATCAAAACATCTACCATAACAATTACCAGGGATACTCAAATCAGAATGTTATGAGTCCCTCAGGTCAAATATCCAGCTCAGTGCCAGTCAAGGAACAGTTGACTGGCATGCAGGATTCCTCTTATAGCCATGACACGGTGCCACGTCCACCTCCGAGTCGAAAGACTCTGAGTCGCCAGAACAGTCTTTCCCAGCAGGCAAATGGAGCATACCTAAGCAGCCCACCCAACTTAAGTCCTGCACTTTCGACTGCTAGTCCAAGGAGAAATGTCAGGTTACCACCTGTACATCCACAGCAGCAACACTCTGATAATTTCTATTACTTAGGACAGATCCACATGCACCACAATATGGATAAGTCACTGGAACCCCATGATGGATCATGCCGAACCCAGCAACAACTTGCGGGAATAGAGCCCTCAACAAAGGCTGCTTCAGTGGCATATCCTCAGTCAACATCTATGTCAAATACGCTTGATAACCTGGACTTGGAGAATGCTCAGATTGACTTTGCTTCTATCATTGAGGATCCAGATGCTTCTTCTTACAGCCCAGTAAATCCAGTTCTGGGCCATCATTCATCCTCCCAGACCTCCTCCCGTCTTACTActccacaaaactccataacaCTTCCCTCCAATCTATCTAACATGGCCATTGGAGATATGACCTCCATGCTGACATCCCTTGCTGGGGAGAACAAGTATTTGAACACATTGACTTAA